Proteins from one Nicotiana tabacum cultivar K326 chromosome 23, ASM71507v2, whole genome shotgun sequence genomic window:
- the LOC107766846 gene encoding uncharacterized protein LOC107766846 — MTKLVGSHTASIQKLEMQMRDLSRDQNPMQKGTLQSDTISNTKGSGSGPTSHCMAITTRSGKRLQRENEQVVEVEDSEEEVEVRTQEVNHEEVKEKVIEAPKTIAPIPRPPPPFPQRLARKVDDSKLEKFYDILKQLSVNIPFVEAFQEMPGFAKYLKDLINKKKITQNKVVNVTHQVCSIIATTAIQKKEDPGTFTIPCTIGLRDFARALCDNGASINLMPLAIYKKVGLGMPRPTSMRLQMADRSIKRPVGIVDVVLVKVGKFLLLADFDREIPIILRIPFLATGRALMDSE, encoded by the exons ATGACCAAGCTTGTGGGTTCTCACACCGCATctattcaaaagttggaaatGCAAATGAGGGATCTTTCAAGAGATCAAAATCCTATGCAAAAAGGAACGCTCCAAAGTGATACAATTTCAAACACAAAAGGTAGTGGGAGTGGTCCAACTTCTCATTGTATGGCAATCACAACTCGAAGTGGGAAACGACTTCAACGAGAGAATGAACAAGTGGTCGAAGTGGAAGATTCTGAAGAAGAAGTTGAG GTGAGAACTCAAGAAGTGAACCATGAAGAGGTGAAGGAAAAGGTAATAGAGGCACCAAAAACAATAGCACCAATTCCTAGACCTCCTCCTCCTTTCCCTCAAAGACTTGCTAGAaaggttgatgatagcaaactcgagAAGTTCTATGACATCCTAAAGCAATTATCAGTAAACAttccatttgtggaagcatttcaagagatgccGGGTTTTGCTAAGTACTTGAAGGACTTGATCAATAAAAAGAAAATCACCCAGAATAaagtggtgaatgtgactcacCAAGTTTGTTCCATCATTGCAACAACCGCCATCCAAAAGAAAGAGGACCCGGGAACCTTCaccattccatgcactattggatTGCGTGATTTTGCACGAGCCCTTTGTGATAATGGGGCTAGCATCAACTTAATGCCCCTTGCTATTTACAAGAAAGTGGGATTAGGTATGCCTAGGCCTACaagtatgaggttgcaaatggccgaCCGTTCAATAAAGCGACCGGTGGGAATAGTTGATGTTGTGCTTGTGAAAGTGGGGAAGTTTCTCCTCCTTGCCGACTTTGATAGAGAGATCCCTATCATCTTAAGGATACCATTTCTTGCTACCGGGAGGGCACTCATGGACTCAGAATGA
- the LOC142177158 gene encoding uncharacterized protein LOC142177158, producing the protein MFKQLKVGEPRPTTITLRIVDRSLAVLERIIKDVRVRVGKSIFPVNVIILDYMADEEVPIILGKPFLATGRAIIDVREGKLKMRVHDKEVTFNVYKALKLPKHYEDLWMISVAELKLIEQGLFVEPSSIKKKIELEDVVLQAEGSERK; encoded by the coding sequence ATGTTCAAACAACTCAAAGTAGGGGAACCTAGGCCTACTACTATAACTCTACGGATAGTAGATCGATCATTAGCAGTGCTAGAAAGGATTATTAAAGATGTGCGTGTACGAGTTGGGAAGTCTATCTTTCCCGTAAACGTCATTATACTTGACTACATGGCCGATGAAGAAGTACCTATTATTTTGGGGAAACCATTCCTGGCTACTGGTAGAGCAATTATAGATGTGAGGGAAGGAAAGCTAAAGATGAGAGTACATGATAAGGAAGTCACTTTTAATGTGTACAAGGCACTTAAACTTCCCAAGCATTATGAGGATTTGTGGATGATCTCGGTAGCAGAATTGAAGTTGATAGAGCAAGGGCTTTTTGTGGAGCCTAGTAGCATAAAAAAGAAAATCGAGTTAGAAGATGTGGTATTGCAAGCTGAAGGGTCAGAGAGGAAATAG